The Diospyros lotus cultivar Yz01 chromosome 11, ASM1463336v1, whole genome shotgun sequence region CCAAAACCAAGGTGCAGTCATTGATTTTTTACTGTACATTAAACACTATAGATGAAACAagaatgatttattttatttttaatttataaattcacttaccttataattaaaatagcaaGAGTTCTTTTCTCCATTCAAGATGGTTTCTTCAAAATTGTAATGTGTTTCGTGTGTGGAAAATgacaccacccccccccccccaaaaaaaaaaaaaaagtttcccCTAACTGTCCAAAGCGTGgccaattataaaaaaattaataaatgatacAAAAGTCTTGGCCGCAATCCAACATGGCCAAACAGTGTTTTCCAATTGATCAGTGTTGAACATGTGTCCAACATAGACAAGGTACTTGCTCAGTAGAGACCATATTCCTTGCATGTCAAGAGATCTAATCTATATGCCAAACTGGAAACTATTATGAAGGCAATATCACCCTTCTCTTGTCTTGGAGAGGGGGCGAGGGGGGATCTAGTacttaagaaaaataaagcataaaTAAAACATACCTTATTGGTATAAATTGTCCAATTAGTCAGTAGTTCAGATAGCATTGCTCCCAGAAGTCCAAACAGAGCACCAGAAGCACCAACAGAAATATTGCGTTGGAtgaaaagggaagaaagaaTGCTCCCACCAAATCCGGATAACAGGTAGAGTGCCCCAACTCGCACTGCCACATACcaaaaactaatatatataaaaggagaagaagataatgATTATAGGAATGCAAGGAAATTACAAAAAGTAAAATTGTTAGCAAAAATCAAAGGGACAAGAACTGCATACTGAAGCTAGTTATGCTACATACCAGATACAAAGTAGGAGCCAAATGTAACACCCTGCCAGCTTTGCATGCACACAACACAAAGAAGCAAAGGCCTGGAGGTTTCCTAGAAGGTTCAGGAAGTCTCTAGTCCCTTATGTAGTATACTAGACCTTTCTTTCCAAAAGGTTGTGGAAAGACCTAGACTTGTTTGGATGGCTTTGGAAGGTCCTAGATCTCTGGAATGTTCTAGTGCCTTCCAGGTTATGAAAGGCCCAGAGTGCTCTAGGGTTTCCTAGAGGACTTGGGATGGTTCTAGCAGTCCTAGGATGCTCTATTATCTCTTATATTCCAAAATGTTCTTTTTTAGTAGCTGCAAGGTTCATTTATGAGGAATGTTCAAGAATCAAATCGTAGCCATGGATAGAGTCAATCTCCACCATCAGTTGTGAGGTCAGTCAGAGGTCTATATATAGGTAAGTCCCATTTGTGCCACATATCTTGGAATGAGTTGGGAGTTCTAATATAAGAATCCTAGAGAGATCTTTCTCTAAGAGTGTCTCTCTCTAGCTTTGTGGTGCGCCTCCTATCCTCAAGCCCATGAGATAAAAGGCACCACAAATGCATCCAACTGGGGAAGCCACTGAAAAGAGTACTCACTGAGAAATTGtaaaaacagaaatgaaattattGGTGGTTTCACTTGTTCATATCCACATGGCCTCATGCATGAAGCTAAGGACCATCACTGTTACAAAATACAGAGAGGGACCCATTTCAAAGCTCagtaaagatttcaataacgCGGGGCATCCAAATCAAGGAAACCAACCCAGGCTTCCACATCTCACCTCTTCAACAAGTTCCATATAGTAAACTTTTATTTGATTACTTATTTGAATTAAAGACAAAGAAGAACTCTAGCAGCTGAATGAATGTGAACATACCAAACCCAAATTGCTGTTCAAGGCGGATCCCGATAAACACCAAGCTCAACATGTTTGCTAGCAGATGAATAACACCCGCATGCAACCAAATGCAAGAGATGAGTCTCCACCCCTGATGACCATGGACTACCTTATTCCACTCTAAAGCTCCCAATTTTTCTAGTCTGCAAAAATAGGGAAAGTTGTAAATTTAAGCTACGATTAAAGTTTGATTTCTTTATATGGTTTAGAGTGAAAAGAGCAATAAATGTGCTCAAGCTGGGGATGGCATAAAAGTGAAAGCTATACGTGCAAAAACCATTAAATCCAGTAGAGATATACACATTACTAATCACCAGCAGGCAGCAGACATAGAAACATTTCTACAAAGACAACGGGCATCCCCACATTGCTAGGGTCATATTTATACATAGCCTTCCCCTTACTTTTTTGCAAAGAGGCAGTTTCCATAACTTGAGCCCATGACCTCCCTTATGTTTCTATTGAAGTTGTGCTAATGACACATTTTCCACAGTGGTAGATGAAACAATAGATTTCATAATTTGACTCTGaaattcttcaaaaaatttaaaaaaataaaatcaaaaaataagagaaaaatttataaagattaAGGATGTTACAAAAGCTGCAAAGTATTCCCAGCAAGAAACATGAACTTAATGACACTTCTACAACTGCATTACATTCTCCTAGTGATAtaaggaaaaaaaggaaaatccaTTTGCTAATTCAGAATATGCAACAAGAAAGCTACCAAGCTTGTGTCTGATTAAAATATCACATTCCATAAAACCACTTTTATTCCTCATGCAATTGTTACTTCCAACTTTTCCTTATTCCATCCAGGCTGCCTGAGCATCAATAATGTTTACAAGAAGAAGCCACAAGATAGCGTGTCCAACCAAGTTCAGTGCTTCTAAAGCTTATCCAGTATCATTTTTACCAAACAAAACATGATGGTACTCATCTATGAGAAATTTAAATTCACAGCAGTTCCagaatttaaaagaaagggTATTGGACAAGAAGGAAAATATGATGGAAATAAAGGTCCAGTGACCTCAAACAGTCAGTCAATACTTGGAAGATCACAGTGAATGAACTTCAAGGAAAAGGAGGAAATATgaccaacaacaacatatctgttaaatcatttgtattagattagttgATTGTCTTGGATGAACAGTTAATGTCAGGGATGTATTCAGTGTTTCATTTAGTTGTTCTATTAGTTGGTTAGTTATAACAAACAGCCAAAACTGAGGGATGTATTCGGTGTTTCATTAGTTGTTCTGTTAGTGTTTCATTTAGTTGTTCTATTGGTTGGTTAGTTATAACAAACAGCCAAAACTGAGGGATGTATTCGGTGTTTCATTAGTTGTTCTGTTAGTTGGTTAGTTATAACAAACAGCCAAAGCTGTTAGTTCATTAAGTCTTGTTTTCTCCGCccttatgttctataaataaggggttggAGGCCTTTAGTTCTCATGGTTTTTTGATTCTATCTTGGGAATTTTGTGCGAGTATGTGCTGTGTAGAGGAAAGCAATTGAGAGCTTTGTAATCTCTGTATAGCCTGGGTATAGGGTTGTGAGAGAGAGTTTGGTTCACTACATGTAATCGTTTTTTTAAagattcaagatagtggagaagagGCCAAAGGcaatctggatgtaggtttcctaaaggaaactgaaccaggataaatctcgtgtcttcttgtgtgtgtgttctTCTAATTTGCTGCTTTCATATTctgtttttctatttctttcatgTGTGGGGTAAATCCGGTTATCTTGAGGGTAGAGTGTTTGATTAAGTGAAGCAGAAGATTGGGACAacaatatcaagccttaatcccaccatGTAAGGTTggcaaaacaagaaaatatgaccatgtaaaataaataaataacaatattaGCAGCAAATTTACTccaataaatttctaaatttttgctattttttacCTTAAAAGCATGAAGTTTCAAAAACCCAGATGCTAATTCCTTGGGAACTCCCTCAATCAATGACTCAAAGACATTGATTCGGAACAAAAAGTTCCCACCAAAACAATTTAAATCAAATCCTAAAACCCCGTAAATTTTCATTAATCCACACGCCTACTCCTGCTAGGAACGCCCAATCACTGACTCAAGCCCTGAACCAAATCAACCAACAAGCTAATATCAAATTGGAGAAATGATCGTTCttgaaaacaaccaaatatAGGAAGGCATCAAACATTAATGGTAATggatcaaatctaacaaaaccAAACCTAGAAATTTCCACACAAACATAGAAAATCCACACGGTAAAACTGAAATTGACAAGAAGTCTCAACTCAATCCCACCAAAAACAAAGCAAGAAACAACAATTAAAGGGCAGGGAAGGAAAATTACGTGGAAGAAGAGGGGCCAAATAGAGGGTTCTCCTTGAGAGGCTGGAAGGAGAGCCTGCCAAGAAACTTGGCGACGCATCCGCCGTCGAAACCTATATTGTTCTTGGGGCAATTGTTGACGAACATAATCACAACGAACATTCCCACATTCGCCACCACAATCATCGGAACCAACCACGAAGTCCACATAGTCTCTGTGGACTCCGCGAAGTAAGAGGGAGAGTAATGGGTCGACGTATAGGCCGCGCCGCCTCTTCTCTTATTGGCTTCCCTGCTCTCTAGATCTTGATTCGCCATTGCACCCTCTACCTCTCTGATTGAATTGAAGCCTGAAACTGAATGAATCcgataatctatatatatatatatatatatacccacaaAGAAAACCTAGTTTGTTTGTTGTGTGTAGCAAGGGAAATTGAGAAGTGCCTTTGAAGGGATTGGATGATGAAACTGGGTTGGGTTGGATTGGGTGGGATCCAAGAAGGAACAGAGATTTAAGAAATGGAGAATGAATCAACCGCCCAAAGTCAGACAGATTGAGTTGAGTTTTGAGAGTTGGGTTTCAGTTGGCTGTCTATTCTGTGTTAGGTGGCCCTGCCAGAGGGACACTATCACCTGCAATAACAAAGACAGCTATTTGCTTCCTTCTGCGTCTCTTCTACTTCCTTCCCCCTTTCCCTTTCCTCCTCCTAAGTAAATTCCCCTTTTTATTCCCCTTTTTGCTTGATTCTTAGTTCAAAAAACATAGCGGTGGAGACCGTTGGTGCCAGCTACTACTATGCCCTCTAAGCTGTTGCCTAAACCTTAAATCCCATGGTCAACTCATTGTCAATTTGCTTAAGAATATGTGAAAAAGAACAATTAAAAGTACATCAAACTTTTCGTGTAAATATGtcgatatttaaattaaatattaaaaatataaaaatattatttatattaatattagatatatatcttttctaaaataagaacttgtttatatataaaagacTACagagattttttaaattttttattaaaatttttatgaataatatttatttttatattttgagattcATTGATTATTATGAATATTGCCCAGAAAGAGTTAAGTGGGCTAAACTCAGTCTAGTAGGTCGGTCCAATCACCTAAAATCTAGTAGGCCCAACCCAATCTCGTAAGAGTAAGCTCAGCATCGTTGAAACCCGATTTCTGGTTGTGGATAACTCTCAACGATCCCTCTAGCATGCTGACCAACAGTTCAGCTCACCGATCAAACTATTTagctcgcataacaacattGTTGTTGAATAATCGAAGGCAGGGACCCATTTACTTTATCTGAGACAAGTCAGATCCCTTGTAATGAGGAACCCACTTTCAgttttatacaaatgataagaataatttatccccatatcatatttatatttttatatcttatgcaaTTGCAAAGACCCTTGACCATAAATAAGGGCCAaaagaacaacaagaaaaataattatatactgTTACTTTGTCGGAATGTCTAGAGAACAATCGTGGAGTAAACATCATTATGTCTGAACCACGTAATAATCTCTTTATgtgcttcctcttcttctctctcataTTTATTACacgttttattttattatttctctttgtatttttggcTTATTTATTCACTATGAACTTACAAATCACGATTAGCTAATTTTGAACGTCGACATTGGTATTCTTTAACGAGAACATTTTGAAGAATAATATTGCCATAAATGGCAGCTAATTCTAGCAAGACTGGTATTCTTTAATGTGAACATTTTGAAGAAGAATATTGCCATAAGTGGCAGCTAATTCCGGCAAAAGTCTTGCTTTTGGCTTTAGCGCCGCCCAGATGAGAAAACTTATTCTCTTTCATGACACATGGCTATGTGACCTGCCACACGAAAGGGACCTCCAGTTCTTGCATACAAACACGTACCCTAATGACAAGGCTTATATGGATTTGGGTGTCTCTTGGTGTAAGCAGTTCTGTTGTATGAGAACTCTATCGAAGACAAGACATATATATAAGGGCTGATTTAAGAATTCACAGTGCAGAAGTTAAAAAAGTCAGAAACAATATATGTGAAGGTGAAATAAGAGATAGAGAATGAGGAGGATCTGATGGGTTTAGGTACttaatcaattcaaaaaaaattgatttcagGCAGATTATGGATTTAGTTTGGAATAACATATTTAAACTGAGGTGTAGCATTCCAATAGTTCAGAGAATAATAGTATATATCAAACAtaaataagaaaggaaataacactaCTTAGATACATTTTACGTTGAATGTAAGTAAAAAACTCTtgaattaagcgtgcttgaactaAAAAAGCTCAATGATAGGTGACCCTTTGAAAAGTTTACGTAGACCcattaaattaagtttttatgATCTTTTCTATCACTCGATATAGGATGTTACATGAAGTTTGAGAAATATGAGTTAATTAAAAGGAATAGaaactaaaaattcaaaaactaaaaaaaataataatttatatgaatttgAGTTGAGGTTGGCACGAGGTGAAGTATAGTCCAACCCCTTCCTAGATccacctttatatatatatatatatatatatcgtcaTTTTGGTTAAGAATATTATTCACTTGTTATTAATGATATTATGCATTGTTAATCATCTTTCGACACTATCAAAAACACTGATCCATCCGAATCATCTTGATCCGGCCtttggtttgaaaaataaaaaaattaaactattaatattttactttatatatatatatatatatatatttgaagataaattattttgtcaaactaaaaatttatattaatgtgcatgtatgtatatatttaaatttatgtcaaacaagaataaaattaatttgatgaatcAATTTAGATCGAATCAAACCATATCGACCTAGTCTACTAGATATTCAATCATGTCTTCAATgtccaaattaaattatttcctaTCCCGATTCAGACCAATTGCAGGCCtctagtaaaaatatatatatagatatcattattatattatgttggtattatttaaaaaaaaaaagttgagatgaaaccatttatttatttagttattttaatgaAGAGAGACAAACACTTGAGAATTTGGGCTTATATATTGAAGTGGAATAAAGGGTCCACACGGTTTGCAAGGCGTATGGTAAAGGCCAAAGACAAATGGAAGCAAAAGAGGTTGCTTGACGAGATGCCATGATTTGGAATTTTGGATGAACTTCACGCTGGGGGACAAGACAAAGGCAAGGCAAGGCAAAGCTTTCTCATCAAATCTGATTAGGGCAAAGCTTTCTCATCAACATTTACACCTGTCAGTCTGATTCCCTAACTTGAACTTCAGCCCTACACTTGTCAATTTAGATGGTTGGGTGGGTCCATCCCATGCATAACATTAATTTCTAATCCAAAATTATTTGACACGTGTAATTTATCTATTCAATGTACATTTAAAAGTGCAACTATTAAATGAGAACTAAGTTTATCGACCCAAAGGTAGGAGGATCAGGAAATAATCTTCTCTAAGCGTGATTATAAGAGCTCTTAGTCATTTATCAAATGAGAACTTAAGTTTACCGACTCAAAGGTGGGGCGATCAGCAATAATCTTCTCTAAACATGGTCATAAGGGCTCTTACTCATTAAGAAATCTTTTGAGTTTGAACCATAACTACTACCAAGAAGGCATATTGAGTGGTAATGATAAAGTGTTTGGACCAATTATTTGTTAGGGCTGGATGAAGAGGCATGTTGCATAGTAATGAACACGGCCTAGCAGAATCACACACAGGCCAATA contains the following coding sequences:
- the LOC127813571 gene encoding RHOMBOID-like protein 2 isoform X1, with amino-acid sequence MANQDLESREANKRRGGAAYTSTHYSPSYFAESTETMWTSWLVPMIVVANVGMFVVIMFVNNCPKNNIGFDGGCVAKFLGRLSFQPLKENPLFGPSSSTLEKLGALEWNKVVHGHQGWRLISCIWLHAGVIHLLANMLSLVFIGIRLEQQFGFVRVGALYLLSGFGGSILSSLFIQRNISVGASGALFGLLGAMLSELLTNWTIYTNKAAALVTLLIIIAVNLALGILPHVDNFAHIGGFLTGFLLGFVLLLRPQFGWLERRHLPADARAKSKYTIYQYAFWAVAVALLILGSKSYPFFFRFALGLVMLFEGKNGNEHCSWCHYLSCVPTSRWKCNN
- the LOC127813571 gene encoding RHOMBOID-like protein 2 isoform X2 — its product is MANQDLESREANKRRGGAAYTSTHYSPSYFAESTETMWTSWLVPMIVVANVGMFVVIMFVNNCPKNNIGFDGGCVAKFLGRLSFQPLKENPLFGPSSSTLEKLGALEWNKVVHGHQGWRLISCIWLHAGVIHLLANMLSLVFIGIRLEQQFGFVRVGALYLLSGFGGSILSSLFIQRNISVGASGALFGLLGAMLSELLTNWTIYTNKAAALVTLLIIIAVNLALGILPHVDNFAHIGGFLTGFLLGFVLLLRPQFGWLERRHLPADARAKSKYTIYQYAFWAVAVALLILGFALGLVMLFEGKNGNEHCSWCHYLSCVPTSRWKCNN
- the LOC127813571 gene encoding RHOMBOID-like protein 2 isoform X4 translates to MANQDLESREANKRRGGAAYTSTHYSPSYFAESTETMWTSWLVPMIVVANVGMFVVIMFVNNCPKNNIGFDGGCVAKFLGRLSFQPLKENPLFGPSSSTLEKLGALEWNKVVHGHQGWRLISCIWLHAGVIHLLANMLSLVFIGIRLEQQFGFVRVGALYLLSGFGGSILSSLFIQRNISVGASGALFGLLGAMLSELLTNWTIYTNKVG
- the LOC127813571 gene encoding RHOMBOID-like protein 2 isoform X3 codes for the protein MANQDLESREANKRRGGAAYTSTHYSPSYFAESTETMWTSWLVPMIVVANVGMFVVIMFVNNCPKNNIGFDGGCVAKFLGRLSFQPLKENPLFGPSSSTLEKLGALEWNKVVHGHQGWRLISCIWLHAGVIHLLANMLSLVFIGIRLEQQFGFVRVGALYLLSGFGGSILSSLFIQRNISVGASGALFGLLGAMLSELLTNWTIYTNKAAALVILEIIIAVSLALGILLHVDNFAHTGGFLTGFLLGFVLLLRPQFGWLERRHLPADALAKSKYTIYQYAFWVVAVALLILDGTGDAV